A window from Sus scrofa isolate TJ Tabasco breed Duroc chromosome 2, Sscrofa11.1, whole genome shotgun sequence encodes these proteins:
- the SLC34A1 gene encoding sodium-dependent phosphate transport protein 2A isoform X6 — MMSYGERLGGPAISPLPVRGGHMMRGATFAYVPSPQVLHRIPGTSAYAFPSLGPVALTEHGCSYGEVLERHDPLPSKLALEEEQKPEPGLAQKLRQAGSMLLKVPLMLAFLYLFVCSLDVLSSAFQLAGGKVAGDIFKDNAILSNPVAGLVVGILVTVLVQSSSTSTSIIVSMVSSGLLEVSSAIPIIMGSNIGTSVTNTIVALMQAGDRTDFRRAFAGATVHDCFNWLSVVVLLPLEAATGYLHYVTRLVVASFNIRGGRDTPDLLKIITEPFTKLIIQLDKSVITSIATGDESLRNHSLIRIWCHPDSMQEAPANSCGSHQMESSVMPVRWTRGSHLPWEEPEAQ; from the exons ATGATGTCCTACGGAGAGAGGCTGGGGGGCCCGGCTATCTCCCCGCTCCCAGTCCGCGGGGGGCACATGATGCGTGGGGCGACCTTTGCCTACGTGCCCAGCCCGCAGG TCCTGCACAGGATCCCAGGGACCTCAGCCTATGCCTTCCCCAGCCTGGGCCCTGTGGCCCTCACCGAGCACGGCTGCTCCTATGGGGAGGTTCTGGAGCGCCATGACCCGCTGCCCTCCAAGCTGGCCCTGGAGGAGGAACAGAAGCCAG AGCCAGGGTTGGCCCAGAAGCTGCGCCAGGCTGGCTCAATGCTCCTCAAGGTGCCGCTGATGCTTGCCTTCCTCTACCTCTTTGTCTGCTCCCTGGACGTGCTCAGCTCAGCCTTCCAGCTGGCTGGAG GAAAGGTGGCTGGCGACATCTTCAAGGACAACGCCATCCTGTCCAACCCAGTAGCAGGGCTGGTGGTGGGGATCCTAGTGACCGTGCTGGTGCAGAGCTCCAGCACCTCCACATCCATCATTGTCAGCATGGTCTCCTCTGGCT TGCTGGAGGTGAGCTCTGCCATCCCCATCATCATGGGCTCCAACATCGGCACCTCGGTCACCAACACCATCGTGGCCCTGATGCAGGCGGGGGACAGGACTGACTTCCGGCG GGCCTTCGCGGGGGCCACCGTGCACGACTGTTTTAACTGGCTCTCAGTTGTGGTCCTGCTGCCCCTGGAAGCTGCCACCGGGTACCTGCACTACGTCACTCGACTTGTGGTAGCCTCCTTCAACATCCGTGGTGGCCGTGACACCCCTGACCTGCTCAAGATCATCACGGAGCCTTTCACTAAGCTCATCATCCAG CTGGACAAGTCTGTGATTACCAGCATTGCCACGGGGGACGAGTCCCTGAGAAATCACAGCCTGATCAGGATCTGGTGCCATCCGGACTCCATGCAG GAAGCACCAGCAAATAGCTGTGGCTCTCACCAGATGGAATCCTCAGTGATGCCAGTGAGATGGACGCGGGGCTCCCACCTTCCATGGGAGGAACCTGAGGCCCAGTGA
- the SLC34A1 gene encoding sodium-dependent phosphate transport protein 2A isoform X4: MMSYGERLGGPAISPLPVRGGHMMRGATFAYVPSPQVLHRIPGTSAYAFPSLGPVALTEHGCSYGEVLERHDPLPSKLALEEEQKPEPGLAQKLRQAGSMLLKVPLMLAFLYLFVCSLDVLSSAFQLAGGKVAGDIFKDNAILSNPVAGLVVGILVTVLVQSSSTSTSIIVSMVSSGLLEVSSAIPIIMGSNIGTSVTNTIVALMQAGDRTDFRRAFAGATVHDCFNWLSVVVLLPLEAATGYLHYVTRLVVASFNIRGGRDTPDLLKIITEPFTKLIIQLDKSVITSIATGDESLRNHSLIRIWCHPDSMQMALLAWCLFSAPRKTKDQRTPLLEGKTAEHAHILPVLPEKDSWGPHSSVSLIIIFSSQKCLLNLGCLYRHINPKLSLPRFLTTRPWREAGSLMALIVQKRKLRSR; the protein is encoded by the exons ATGATGTCCTACGGAGAGAGGCTGGGGGGCCCGGCTATCTCCCCGCTCCCAGTCCGCGGGGGGCACATGATGCGTGGGGCGACCTTTGCCTACGTGCCCAGCCCGCAGG TCCTGCACAGGATCCCAGGGACCTCAGCCTATGCCTTCCCCAGCCTGGGCCCTGTGGCCCTCACCGAGCACGGCTGCTCCTATGGGGAGGTTCTGGAGCGCCATGACCCGCTGCCCTCCAAGCTGGCCCTGGAGGAGGAACAGAAGCCAG AGCCAGGGTTGGCCCAGAAGCTGCGCCAGGCTGGCTCAATGCTCCTCAAGGTGCCGCTGATGCTTGCCTTCCTCTACCTCTTTGTCTGCTCCCTGGACGTGCTCAGCTCAGCCTTCCAGCTGGCTGGAG GAAAGGTGGCTGGCGACATCTTCAAGGACAACGCCATCCTGTCCAACCCAGTAGCAGGGCTGGTGGTGGGGATCCTAGTGACCGTGCTGGTGCAGAGCTCCAGCACCTCCACATCCATCATTGTCAGCATGGTCTCCTCTGGCT TGCTGGAGGTGAGCTCTGCCATCCCCATCATCATGGGCTCCAACATCGGCACCTCGGTCACCAACACCATCGTGGCCCTGATGCAGGCGGGGGACAGGACTGACTTCCGGCG GGCCTTCGCGGGGGCCACCGTGCACGACTGTTTTAACTGGCTCTCAGTTGTGGTCCTGCTGCCCCTGGAAGCTGCCACCGGGTACCTGCACTACGTCACTCGACTTGTGGTAGCCTCCTTCAACATCCGTGGTGGCCGTGACACCCCTGACCTGCTCAAGATCATCACGGAGCCTTTCACTAAGCTCATCATCCAG CTGGACAAGTCTGTGATTACCAGCATTGCCACGGGGGACGAGTCCCTGAGAAATCACAGCCTGATCAGGATCTGGTGCCATCCGGACTCCATGCAG ATGGCGCTGCTAGCATGGTGCTTGTTCTCTGctcccagaaaaacaaaagaccagaGAACACCCCTTCTGGAGGGGAAGACTGCTGAGCATGCCCATATCCTGCCCGTTCTCCCGGAGAAGGATTCTTGGGGCCCACATTCCTCTGTGAGCTTAATCATCATCTTCAGTTCCCAGAAGTGCCTCCTTAATTTGGGTTGTCTCTACAGGCACATAAATCCCAAACTCTCTCTTCCCAGATTCCTCACAACTAGGCCCTGGAGAGAAGCAGGCAGCCTTATGGCCCTCATAgtgcagaagaggaaattgaggtcCAGATAG
- the SLC34A1 gene encoding sodium-dependent phosphate transport protein 2A isoform X3, whose protein sequence is MMSYGERLGGPAISPLPVRGGHMMRGATFAYVPSPQVLHRIPGTSAYAFPSLGPVALTEHGCSYGEVLERHDPLPSKLALEEEQKPEPGLAQKLRQAGSMLLKVPLMLAFLYLFVCSLDVLSSAFQLAGGKVAGDIFKDNAILSNPVAGLVVGILVTVLVQSSSTSTSIIVSMVSSGLLEVSSAIPIIMGSNIGTSVTNTIVALMQAGDRTDFRRAFAGATVHDCFNWLSVVVLLPLEAATGYLHYVTRLVVASFNIRGGRDTPDLLKIITEPFTKLIIQLDKSVITSIATGDESLRNHSLIRIWCHPDSMQQMALLAWCLFSAPRKTKDQRTPLLEGKTAEHAHILPVLPEKDSWGPHSSVSLIIIFSSQKCLLNLGCLYRHINPKLSLPRFLTTRPWREAGSLMALIVQKRKLRSR, encoded by the exons ATGATGTCCTACGGAGAGAGGCTGGGGGGCCCGGCTATCTCCCCGCTCCCAGTCCGCGGGGGGCACATGATGCGTGGGGCGACCTTTGCCTACGTGCCCAGCCCGCAGG TCCTGCACAGGATCCCAGGGACCTCAGCCTATGCCTTCCCCAGCCTGGGCCCTGTGGCCCTCACCGAGCACGGCTGCTCCTATGGGGAGGTTCTGGAGCGCCATGACCCGCTGCCCTCCAAGCTGGCCCTGGAGGAGGAACAGAAGCCAG AGCCAGGGTTGGCCCAGAAGCTGCGCCAGGCTGGCTCAATGCTCCTCAAGGTGCCGCTGATGCTTGCCTTCCTCTACCTCTTTGTCTGCTCCCTGGACGTGCTCAGCTCAGCCTTCCAGCTGGCTGGAG GAAAGGTGGCTGGCGACATCTTCAAGGACAACGCCATCCTGTCCAACCCAGTAGCAGGGCTGGTGGTGGGGATCCTAGTGACCGTGCTGGTGCAGAGCTCCAGCACCTCCACATCCATCATTGTCAGCATGGTCTCCTCTGGCT TGCTGGAGGTGAGCTCTGCCATCCCCATCATCATGGGCTCCAACATCGGCACCTCGGTCACCAACACCATCGTGGCCCTGATGCAGGCGGGGGACAGGACTGACTTCCGGCG GGCCTTCGCGGGGGCCACCGTGCACGACTGTTTTAACTGGCTCTCAGTTGTGGTCCTGCTGCCCCTGGAAGCTGCCACCGGGTACCTGCACTACGTCACTCGACTTGTGGTAGCCTCCTTCAACATCCGTGGTGGCCGTGACACCCCTGACCTGCTCAAGATCATCACGGAGCCTTTCACTAAGCTCATCATCCAG CTGGACAAGTCTGTGATTACCAGCATTGCCACGGGGGACGAGTCCCTGAGAAATCACAGCCTGATCAGGATCTGGTGCCATCCGGACTCCATGCAG CAGATGGCGCTGCTAGCATGGTGCTTGTTCTCTGctcccagaaaaacaaaagaccagaGAACACCCCTTCTGGAGGGGAAGACTGCTGAGCATGCCCATATCCTGCCCGTTCTCCCGGAGAAGGATTCTTGGGGCCCACATTCCTCTGTGAGCTTAATCATCATCTTCAGTTCCCAGAAGTGCCTCCTTAATTTGGGTTGTCTCTACAGGCACATAAATCCCAAACTCTCTCTTCCCAGATTCCTCACAACTAGGCCCTGGAGAGAAGCAGGCAGCCTTATGGCCCTCATAgtgcagaagaggaaattgaggtcCAGATAG
- the SLC34A1 gene encoding sodium-dependent phosphate transport protein 2A isoform X5 translates to MMSYGERLGGPAISPLPVRGGHMMRGATFAYVPSPQVLHRIPGTSAYAFPSLGPVALTEHGCSYGEVLERHDPLPSKLALEEEQKPEPGLAQKLRQAGSMLLKVPLMLAFLYLFVCSLDVLSSAFQLAGGKVAGDIFKDNAILSNPVAGLVVGILVTVLVQSSSTSTSIIVSMVSSGLLEVSSAIPIIMGSNIGTSVTNTIVALMQAGDRTDFRRAFAGATVHDCFNWLSVVVLLPLEAATGYLHYVTRLVVASFNIRGGRDTPDLLKIITEPFTKLIIQLDKSVITSIATGDESLRNHSLIRIWCHPDSMQQMALLAWCLFSAPRKTKDQRTPLLEGKTAEHAHILPVLPEKDSWGPHSSIPHN, encoded by the exons ATGATGTCCTACGGAGAGAGGCTGGGGGGCCCGGCTATCTCCCCGCTCCCAGTCCGCGGGGGGCACATGATGCGTGGGGCGACCTTTGCCTACGTGCCCAGCCCGCAGG TCCTGCACAGGATCCCAGGGACCTCAGCCTATGCCTTCCCCAGCCTGGGCCCTGTGGCCCTCACCGAGCACGGCTGCTCCTATGGGGAGGTTCTGGAGCGCCATGACCCGCTGCCCTCCAAGCTGGCCCTGGAGGAGGAACAGAAGCCAG AGCCAGGGTTGGCCCAGAAGCTGCGCCAGGCTGGCTCAATGCTCCTCAAGGTGCCGCTGATGCTTGCCTTCCTCTACCTCTTTGTCTGCTCCCTGGACGTGCTCAGCTCAGCCTTCCAGCTGGCTGGAG GAAAGGTGGCTGGCGACATCTTCAAGGACAACGCCATCCTGTCCAACCCAGTAGCAGGGCTGGTGGTGGGGATCCTAGTGACCGTGCTGGTGCAGAGCTCCAGCACCTCCACATCCATCATTGTCAGCATGGTCTCCTCTGGCT TGCTGGAGGTGAGCTCTGCCATCCCCATCATCATGGGCTCCAACATCGGCACCTCGGTCACCAACACCATCGTGGCCCTGATGCAGGCGGGGGACAGGACTGACTTCCGGCG GGCCTTCGCGGGGGCCACCGTGCACGACTGTTTTAACTGGCTCTCAGTTGTGGTCCTGCTGCCCCTGGAAGCTGCCACCGGGTACCTGCACTACGTCACTCGACTTGTGGTAGCCTCCTTCAACATCCGTGGTGGCCGTGACACCCCTGACCTGCTCAAGATCATCACGGAGCCTTTCACTAAGCTCATCATCCAG CTGGACAAGTCTGTGATTACCAGCATTGCCACGGGGGACGAGTCCCTGAGAAATCACAGCCTGATCAGGATCTGGTGCCATCCGGACTCCATGCAG CAGATGGCGCTGCTAGCATGGTGCTTGTTCTCTGctcccagaaaaacaaaagaccagaGAACACCCCTTCTGGAGGGGAAGACTGCTGAGCATGCCCATATCCTGCCCGTTCTCCCGGAGAAGGATTCTTGGGGCCCACATTCCTCT ATTCCTCACAACTAG
- the SLC34A1 gene encoding sodium-dependent phosphate transport protein 2A isoform X1, translated as MMSYGERLGGPAISPLPVRGGHMMRGATFAYVPSPQVLHRIPGTSAYAFPSLGPVALTEHGCSYGEVLERHDPLPSKLALEEEQKPEPGLAQKLRQAGSMLLKVPLMLAFLYLFVCSLDVLSSAFQLAGGKVAGDIFKDNAILSNPVAGLVVGILVTVLVQSSSTSTSIIVSMVSSGLLEVSSAIPIIMGSNIGTSVTNTIVALMQAGDRTDFRRAFAGATVHDCFNWLSVVVLLPLEAATGYLHYVTRLVVASFNIRGGRDTPDLLKIITEPFTKLIIQLDKSVITSIATGDESLRNHSLIRIWCHPDSMQAPTPVPRAQANTSWMLGNATMEKCNHIFVDTGLPDLAVGLILLAGSLVLLCTCLILLVKMLNSLLKGQVAKVIQKVINTDFPAPFTWATGYFAMVVGAGMTFVVQSSSVFTSAITPLIDRPLPFLLQHLGHPAVVPSALHAPAHPHGQGAGETYRQIPLVRRPLSPPVLPAAALAGVWHLHGRLAGHGRCGRTLRSPAGLCGTCQHAAEPQPRAPAQVATDLGLPASVDALPAAPGPPHRPCHLVLCQARAPLTPIAYQSLPGGAAPCHTLPSPRNACSSQCHPSLGSSPDWEGPVPGALGGRAAGCVCELWACACPCAGPGRFGLV; from the exons ATGATGTCCTACGGAGAGAGGCTGGGGGGCCCGGCTATCTCCCCGCTCCCAGTCCGCGGGGGGCACATGATGCGTGGGGCGACCTTTGCCTACGTGCCCAGCCCGCAGG TCCTGCACAGGATCCCAGGGACCTCAGCCTATGCCTTCCCCAGCCTGGGCCCTGTGGCCCTCACCGAGCACGGCTGCTCCTATGGGGAGGTTCTGGAGCGCCATGACCCGCTGCCCTCCAAGCTGGCCCTGGAGGAGGAACAGAAGCCAG AGCCAGGGTTGGCCCAGAAGCTGCGCCAGGCTGGCTCAATGCTCCTCAAGGTGCCGCTGATGCTTGCCTTCCTCTACCTCTTTGTCTGCTCCCTGGACGTGCTCAGCTCAGCCTTCCAGCTGGCTGGAG GAAAGGTGGCTGGCGACATCTTCAAGGACAACGCCATCCTGTCCAACCCAGTAGCAGGGCTGGTGGTGGGGATCCTAGTGACCGTGCTGGTGCAGAGCTCCAGCACCTCCACATCCATCATTGTCAGCATGGTCTCCTCTGGCT TGCTGGAGGTGAGCTCTGCCATCCCCATCATCATGGGCTCCAACATCGGCACCTCGGTCACCAACACCATCGTGGCCCTGATGCAGGCGGGGGACAGGACTGACTTCCGGCG GGCCTTCGCGGGGGCCACCGTGCACGACTGTTTTAACTGGCTCTCAGTTGTGGTCCTGCTGCCCCTGGAAGCTGCCACCGGGTACCTGCACTACGTCACTCGACTTGTGGTAGCCTCCTTCAACATCCGTGGTGGCCGTGACACCCCTGACCTGCTCAAGATCATCACGGAGCCTTTCACTAAGCTCATCATCCAG CTGGACAAGTCTGTGATTACCAGCATTGCCACGGGGGACGAGTCCCTGAGAAATCACAGCCTGATCAGGATCTGGTGCCATCCGGACTCCATGCAG GCTCCCACCCCCGTGCCCAGGGCACAGGCCAACACCAGCTGGATGCTCGGAAATGCTACCATGGAGAAAT GCAACCACATCTTCGTGGACACAGGGCTGCCTGACCTGGCCGTGGGGCTCATCCTGCTGGCTGGCTCCCTGGTACTCCTCTGCACCTGCCTCATCCTCCTCGTCAAGATGCTCAACTCTCTGCTCAAGGGCCAGGTGGCCAAGGTCATTCAGAAGGTTATCAACACCG ACTTCCCTGCCCCCTTCACCTGGGCCACAGGCTACTTTGCCATGGTGGTGGGCGCCGGCATGACTTTCGTCGTCCAGAGCAGTTCTGTGTTCACCTCGGCCATCACCCCACTCATTG ATCGCCCTCTGCCATTTCTTCTTCAACATCTCGGGCATCCTGCTGTGGTACCCAGTGCCCTGCATGCGCCTGCCCATCCGCATGGCCAAGGCGCTGGGGAAACGTACCGCCAAATACCGCTGGTTCGCCGTCCTCTATCTCCTCCTGTGCTTCCTGCTGCTGCCCTCGCTGGTGTTTGGCATCTCCATGGCAGGCTGGCAGGCCATGGTAGGTGTGGGCGCACCCTTCGGAGCCCTGCTGGCCTTTGTGGTACTTGTCAACATGCTGCAGAGCCGCAGCCCAGGGCACCTGCCCAAGTGGCTACAGACTTGGGACTTCCTGCCTCGGTGGATGCACTCCCTGCAGCCCCTGGACCGCCTCATCGCCCGTGCCACCTTGTGCTGTGCCAGGCCCGAGCCCCGCTCACCCCCATTGCCTACCAGAGTCTTCCTGGAGGAGCTGCCCCCTGCCACACCCTCCCCTCGCCTCGCAATGCCTGCTCATCTCAATGCCACCCGTCTCTAGGCTCTAGCCCAGACTGGGAAGGGCCTGTGCCTGGTGCCCTGGGTGGAAGGGCAGCAGGGTGTGTCTGTGAGCTCTGGGCATGTGCCTGTCCTTGTGCAGGTCCTGGGAGGTTTGGGCTTGTGTGA
- the SLC34A1 gene encoding sodium-dependent phosphate transport protein 2A isoform X2, which yields MLLKVPLMLAFLYLFVCSLDVLSSAFQLAGGKVAGDIFKDNAILSNPVAGLVVGILVTVLVQSSSTSTSIIVSMVSSGLLEVSSAIPIIMGSNIGTSVTNTIVALMQAGDRTDFRRAFAGATVHDCFNWLSVVVLLPLEAATGYLHYVTRLVVASFNIRGGRDTPDLLKIITEPFTKLIIQLDKSVITSIATGDESLRNHSLIRIWCHPDSMQAPTPVPRAQANTSWMLGNATMEKCNHIFVDTGLPDLAVGLILLAGSLVLLCTCLILLVKMLNSLLKGQVAKVIQKVINTDFPAPFTWATGYFAMVVGAGMTFVVQSSSVFTSAITPLIGLGVISIERAYPLTLGSNIGTTTTAILAALASPREKLSSAFQIALCHFFFNISGILLWYPVPCMRLPIRMAKALGKRTAKYRWFAVLYLLLCFLLLPSLVFGISMAGWQAMVGVGAPFGALLAFVVLVNMLQSRSPGHLPKWLQTWDFLPRWMHSLQPLDRLIARATLCCARPEPRSPPLPTRVFLEELPPATPSPRLAMPAHLNATRL from the exons ATGCTCCTCAAGGTGCCGCTGATGCTTGCCTTCCTCTACCTCTTTGTCTGCTCCCTGGACGTGCTCAGCTCAGCCTTCCAGCTGGCTGGAG GAAAGGTGGCTGGCGACATCTTCAAGGACAACGCCATCCTGTCCAACCCAGTAGCAGGGCTGGTGGTGGGGATCCTAGTGACCGTGCTGGTGCAGAGCTCCAGCACCTCCACATCCATCATTGTCAGCATGGTCTCCTCTGGCT TGCTGGAGGTGAGCTCTGCCATCCCCATCATCATGGGCTCCAACATCGGCACCTCGGTCACCAACACCATCGTGGCCCTGATGCAGGCGGGGGACAGGACTGACTTCCGGCG GGCCTTCGCGGGGGCCACCGTGCACGACTGTTTTAACTGGCTCTCAGTTGTGGTCCTGCTGCCCCTGGAAGCTGCCACCGGGTACCTGCACTACGTCACTCGACTTGTGGTAGCCTCCTTCAACATCCGTGGTGGCCGTGACACCCCTGACCTGCTCAAGATCATCACGGAGCCTTTCACTAAGCTCATCATCCAG CTGGACAAGTCTGTGATTACCAGCATTGCCACGGGGGACGAGTCCCTGAGAAATCACAGCCTGATCAGGATCTGGTGCCATCCGGACTCCATGCAG GCTCCCACCCCCGTGCCCAGGGCACAGGCCAACACCAGCTGGATGCTCGGAAATGCTACCATGGAGAAAT GCAACCACATCTTCGTGGACACAGGGCTGCCTGACCTGGCCGTGGGGCTCATCCTGCTGGCTGGCTCCCTGGTACTCCTCTGCACCTGCCTCATCCTCCTCGTCAAGATGCTCAACTCTCTGCTCAAGGGCCAGGTGGCCAAGGTCATTCAGAAGGTTATCAACACCG ACTTCCCTGCCCCCTTCACCTGGGCCACAGGCTACTTTGCCATGGTGGTGGGCGCCGGCATGACTTTCGTCGTCCAGAGCAGTTCTGTGTTCACCTCGGCCATCACCCCACTCATTG gcctAGGTGTAATCAGCATCGAACGCGCCTACCCGCTCACACTGGGCTCCAACATCggcaccaccaccacagccatcCTGGCGGCACTGGCCAGCCCCCGGGAGAAGCTGTCCAGTGCTTTCCAG ATCGCCCTCTGCCATTTCTTCTTCAACATCTCGGGCATCCTGCTGTGGTACCCAGTGCCCTGCATGCGCCTGCCCATCCGCATGGCCAAGGCGCTGGGGAAACGTACCGCCAAATACCGCTGGTTCGCCGTCCTCTATCTCCTCCTGTGCTTCCTGCTGCTGCCCTCGCTGGTGTTTGGCATCTCCATGGCAGGCTGGCAGGCCATGGTAGGTGTGGGCGCACCCTTCGGAGCCCTGCTGGCCTTTGTGGTACTTGTCAACATGCTGCAGAGCCGCAGCCCAGGGCACCTGCCCAAGTGGCTACAGACTTGGGACTTCCTGCCTCGGTGGATGCACTCCCTGCAGCCCCTGGACCGCCTCATCGCCCGTGCCACCTTGTGCTGTGCCAGGCCCGAGCCCCGCTCACCCCCATTGCCTACCAGAGTCTTCCTGGAGGAGCTGCCCCCTGCCACACCCTCCCCTCGCCTCGCAATGCCTGCTCATCTCAATGCCACCCGTCTCTAG
- the SLC34A1 gene encoding sodium-dependent phosphate transport protein 2A (The RefSeq protein has 8 substitutions compared to this genomic sequence) gives MMSYGERLGGPAISPLPVRGGHMMRGATFAYVPSPQVLHRIPGTSAYAFPSLGPVALTEHGCSYGEVLERHDPLPSKLALEEEQKPEPGLAQKLRQAGSMLLKVPLMLAFLYLFVCSLDVLSSAFQLAGGKVAGDIFKDNAILSNPVAGLVVGILVTVLVQSSSTSTSIIVSMVSSGLLEVSSAIPIIMGSNIGTSVTNTIVALMQAGDRTDFRRAFAGATVHDCFNWLSVVVLLPLEAATGYLHYVTRLVVASFNIRGGRDTPDLLKIITEPFTKLIIQLDKSVITSIATGDESLRNHSLIRIWCHPDSMQAPTPMPRAQANTSWMLGNATMEKCNHIFVDTGLPDLAVGLILLAGSLVLLCTCLILLVKMLNSLLKGQVGQVIQKVINTDFPAPFTWVTGYFAMVVGAGMTFVAHSSSVCTSAITPLIGLGVISIERAYPLTLGSNIGTTTTAILAALASPREKLSSAFQIALCHFFFNISGILLWYPVPCMRLPIRMAKALGKRTAKYRWFAVLYLLLCFLLLPSLVFGISMAGWQAMVGVGAPFGALLAFVVLVNMLQSRSPGHLPKWLQTWDFLPRWMHSLQPLDRLIARAHLCCARPEPRSPPLPTRVFLEELPPATPSPRLAMPAHLNATRL, from the exons ATGATGTCCTACGGAGAGAGGCTGGGGGGCCCGGCTATCTCCCCGCTCCCAGTCCGCGGGGGGCACATGATGCGTGGGGCGACCTTTGCCTACGTGCCCAGCCCGCAGG TCCTGCACAGGATCCCAGGGACCTCAGCCTATGCCTTCCCCAGCCTGGGCCCTGTGGCCCTCACCGAGCACGGCTGCTCCTATGGGGAGGTTCTGGAGCGCCATGACCCGCTGCCCTCCAAGCTGGCCCTGGAGGAGGAACAGAAGCCAG AGCCAGGGTTGGCCCAGAAGCTGCGCCAGGCTGGCTCAATGCTCCTCAAGGTGCCGCTGATGCTTGCCTTCCTCTACCTCTTTGTCTGCTCCCTGGACGTGCTCAGCTCAGCCTTCCAGCTGGCTGGAG GAAAGGTGGCTGGCGACATCTTCAAGGACAACGCCATCCTGTCCAACCCAGTAGCAGGGCTGGTGGTGGGGATCCTAGTGACCGTGCTGGTGCAGAGCTCCAGCACCTCCACATCCATCATTGTCAGCATGGTCTCCTCTGGCT TGCTGGAGGTGAGCTCTGCCATCCCCATCATCATGGGCTCCAACATCGGCACCTCGGTCACCAACACCATCGTGGCCCTGATGCAGGCGGGGGACAGGACTGACTTCCGGCG GGCCTTCGCGGGGGCCACCGTGCACGACTGTTTTAACTGGCTCTCAGTTGTGGTCCTGCTGCCCCTGGAAGCTGCCACCGGGTACCTGCACTACGTCACTCGACTTGTGGTAGCCTCCTTCAACATCCGTGGTGGCCGTGACACCCCTGACCTGCTCAAGATCATCACGGAGCCTTTCACTAAGCTCATCATCCAG CTGGACAAGTCTGTGATTACCAGCATTGCCACGGGGGACGAGTCCCTGAGAAATCACAGCCTGATCAGGATCTGGTGCCATCCGGACTCCATGCAG GCTCCCACCCCCGTGCCCAGGGCACAGGCCAACACCAGCTGGATGCTCGGAAATGCTACCATGGAGAAAT GCAACCACATCTTCGTGGACACAGGGCTGCCTGACCTGGCCGTGGGGCTCATCCTGCTGGCTGGCTCCCTGGTACTCCTCTGCACCTGCCTCATCCTCCTCGTCAAGATGCTCAACTCTCTGCTCAAGGGCCAGGTGGCCAAGGTCATTCAGAAGGTTATCAACACCG ACTTCCCTGCCCCCTTCACCTGGGCCACAGGCTACTTTGCCATGGTGGTGGGCGCCGGCATGACTTTCGTCGTCCAGAGCAGTTCTGTGTTCACCTCGGCCATCACCCCACTCATTG gcctAGGTGTAATCAGCATCGAACGCGCCTACCCGCTCACACTGGGCTCCAACATCggcaccaccaccacagccatcCTGGCGGCACTGGCCAGCCCCCGGGAGAAGCTGTCCAGTGCTTTCCAG ATCGCCCTCTGCCATTTCTTCTTCAACATCTCGGGCATCCTGCTGTGGTACCCAGTGCCCTGCATGCGCCTGCCCATCCGCATGGCCAAGGCGCTGGGGAAACGTACCGCCAAATACCGCTGGTTCGCCGTCCTCTATCTCCTCCTGTGCTTCCTGCTGCTGCCCTCGCTGGTGTTTGGCATCTCCATGGCAGGCTGGCAGGCCATGGTAGGTGTGGGCGCACCCTTCGGAGCCCTGCTGGCCTTTGTGGTACTTGTCAACATGCTGCAGAGCCGCAGCCCAGGGCACCTGCCCAAGTGGCTACAGACTTGGGACTTCCTGCCTCGGTGGATGCACTCCCTGCAGCCCCTGGACCGCCTCATCGCCCGTGCCACCTTGTGCTGTGCCAGGCCCGAGCCCCGCTCACCCCCATTGCCTACCAGAGTCTTCCTGGAGGAGCTGCCCCCTGCCACACCCTCCCCTCGCCTCGCAATGCCTGCTCATCTCAATGCCACCCGTCTCTAG